A window of the Lysinibacillus irui genome harbors these coding sequences:
- a CDS encoding PadR family transcriptional regulator, translating into MTQEHPPLTEGVYYILLALYEVRHGYGIMQLVEELSNGRVRLGAGTIYGAIKTLLERGWIEALDEDGRKKEYIITETGKSVVDYEILRLRELFDNGIRITRGVE; encoded by the coding sequence ATGACACAGGAGCATCCGCCATTAACAGAAGGCGTTTATTATATTTTATTAGCTTTATATGAGGTTAGACATGGTTATGGCATTATGCAATTAGTGGAAGAATTGAGCAATGGGCGTGTGCGTTTAGGGGCTGGAACTATTTATGGAGCGATTAAAACATTGCTGGAACGAGGCTGGATAGAGGCTCTTGATGAGGATGGTAGAAAGAAGGAGTATATCATTACTGAAACTGGGAAATCGGTTGTTGACTATGAAATTTTGAGATTAAGGGAACTTTTTGACAATGGTATCCGTATAACGAGAGGAGTTGAATAA
- a CDS encoding DUF2812 domain-containing protein has protein sequence MHKYRLMINPYAIEKWVNDMACKGWHLKKFTWIRFTFERGESGSYIYRHDELERFGTHYEEDYLEFLKSSGIEQVDRSGNFVFFRKAAQEGPFELYTDKKTKLGTLSKKMTVLLSLILLNLLIGITGLTGDFSERTMDWVGFTMNMLNLIVVVLFSFPLIKLIRVRNRLKRELNVFSD, from the coding sequence ATGCATAAATATCGATTGATGATTAATCCCTATGCAATTGAGAAATGGGTCAATGATATGGCTTGTAAGGGCTGGCATTTGAAAAAATTCACATGGATTCGTTTTACGTTTGAACGTGGAGAGTCAGGTAGCTATATTTATCGCCATGATGAATTAGAAAGATTTGGCACTCACTATGAAGAGGATTATCTCGAATTTCTGAAATCCTCTGGCATTGAGCAAGTAGATCGCTCTGGCAATTTTGTATTTTTTAGAAAAGCGGCACAGGAGGGTCCATTTGAGCTGTATACAGATAAAAAAACGAAACTAGGCACTCTGTCAAAAAAGATGACCGTCTTGCTTTCTCTTATTCTACTTAATTTACTCATCGGCATAACTGGTTTGACTGGGGATTTTTCCGAACGCACAATGGATTGGGTTGGTTTCACGATGAATATGCTAAATCTAATTGTCGTTGTGTTATTCTCTTTTCCATTAATTAAGCTAATACGTGTACGCAATCGATTAAAGAGAGAACTAAATGTGTTTTCAGATTAA
- a CDS encoding DUF2812 domain-containing protein, with protein sequence MKKRVYRFFIDYEKEERWVNDMADRGWNLKKTMVGYFVFEKGTPGQYFYRNEFVNRKSKDYFEFLNMMNIECVSKFGGWAYYRKLQSEGPFEIFTDATSKINYIKSMNRIFILLLLFNVLAGMYNLSIGSVINSSVGCLNVIVSIMVLISVSKNEKRKKGLKKNLHIFEG encoded by the coding sequence ATGAAAAAAAGAGTGTATCGTTTTTTTATTGATTACGAAAAGGAAGAACGATGGGTTAATGATATGGCAGATCGGGGGTGGAATTTAAAGAAAACAATGGTAGGCTACTTTGTGTTTGAAAAAGGAACGCCAGGTCAATATTTTTATCGAAATGAATTCGTTAATAGGAAATCAAAGGATTATTTTGAGTTTCTAAACATGATGAATATTGAATGTGTAAGCAAATTCGGTGGTTGGGCCTATTATCGAAAGCTACAATCAGAGGGACCCTTTGAAATATTTACTGATGCAACTTCGAAAATTAACTATATCAAATCGATGAATCGTATTTTTATACTATTGTTGCTGTTTAATGTACTGGCGGGGATGTATAATCTTTCGATCGGAAGCGTAATCAACTCTAGTGTAGGTTGCCTGAATGTGATCGTCTCTATAATGGTACTTATATCCGTATCGAAAAATGAAAAACGTAAAAAGGGTTTGAAAAAAAACTTACATATATTTGAAGGATAA
- a CDS encoding ABC transporter ATP-binding protein yields the protein MTLQLQHVTKKYKEFTAVDDLNFTIEKGEIFGLIGQNGAGKTTTFRMILDLQETTAGTITWNGKPVNAINRDVLGYLPEERGIFPTMKVEEQLYFFGELRGMKRAELKKEIDFWIQRFELGEKRKDKAETLSKGNQQKVQLIASFIHKPEFLILDEPFSGLDPVNKDLLKDAILLLKEQGTTILFSSHQMDNVEELCDHLCLLKRGVSLFSGSLLDLKKQYGKTKLAVRTDWSTTQLLALDGVKDVRVEKEQTVLTLVDESFAQSIFEQLSDGKYIEKFSLDYLSLDEIFKDKVGGHIVEV from the coding sequence ATGACTTTACAGTTACAGCATGTCACGAAGAAATACAAAGAGTTTACTGCTGTGGATGATTTAAATTTTACCATTGAAAAGGGTGAAATTTTTGGTCTTATTGGTCAAAACGGCGCAGGGAAGACGACAACATTCCGAATGATTTTAGATTTACAGGAAACAACGGCAGGGACAATTACTTGGAACGGCAAGCCAGTTAATGCCATTAACCGCGATGTCCTTGGTTATTTACCTGAGGAGCGGGGTATTTTCCCAACGATGAAGGTAGAGGAACAGCTTTACTTTTTTGGTGAGTTACGAGGCATGAAAAGAGCAGAGCTAAAAAAGGAAATTGATTTTTGGATTCAACGCTTTGAGCTCGGTGAAAAACGCAAAGATAAGGCAGAAACCTTGTCAAAGGGGAATCAACAAAAGGTTCAGCTTATTGCAAGTTTTATCCATAAACCTGAGTTTTTAATTTTAGATGAACCGTTCAGTGGTCTAGATCCAGTCAATAAGGATTTACTAAAGGATGCTATTTTATTATTAAAAGAGCAGGGTACGACCATTCTGTTCTCCAGTCACCAAATGGATAATGTGGAGGAGCTTTGCGATCATTTGTGCTTATTAAAACGAGGTGTGTCTTTATTTTCTGGTAGCTTACTAGATTTAAAGAAACAATATGGAAAAACAAAGCTTGCTGTTCGCACGGATTGGTCAACGACACAGTTATTGGCACTCGATGGGGTCAAGGATGTACGTGTTGAGAAGGAACAAACAGTCCTAACACTAGTAGACGAAAGCTTTGCCCAAAGTATTTTTGAGCAGTTGTCAGATGGGAAGTATATTGAAAAGTTCAGCTTAGATTATTTATCGTTAGATGAAATATTTAAAGATAAAGTAGGTGGCCATATTGTCGAAGTTTAA
- a CDS encoding ABC transporter permease, translated as MAILSKFNLLMKQLYKSKIKSKSFILMTCLYVVVMSVAVFWSDIKELFTGDDEAQQIAIVNETSADLSGIFVSNGDMAFIQDEKDVSALEKRVKDGKLDAIVTINDQGGQLHAEIATFTPLKLNDQSALSSLLQYAGQHFAVQQLSLSPEQAAQIMGAQTSITTKNLNEESAGGKSEEEKQSGLVVSYAVGILIYFFISTFLSMITTEIASEKGSRAMEMLLVSVKPATHFKAKIAGVLLLALTQMGIIAVVFLIYSKFVKDGMVWDAAASIIKELSVGYVIYAIVFLLLTVILYLIIGALFGSLVSKVEEAGQVLMPAMIITMIGFYVMLTGMGNPDTLIIKIFSYIPLTSGMIMPMRIGATDIGSIVPLLSLGILIVTIIVVYLFSLSFYKRSVLTYSSGGVIQKIKTVLKVTT; from the coding sequence GTGGCCATATTGTCGAAGTTTAATTTGTTAATGAAGCAATTATACAAATCAAAAATTAAATCAAAATCATTTATTTTAATGACTTGCTTATATGTTGTTGTCATGTCTGTAGCTGTATTTTGGTCTGATATTAAGGAGCTATTTACAGGTGATGATGAAGCCCAGCAAATTGCCATTGTTAATGAGACATCCGCTGATTTAAGTGGAATCTTTGTTTCCAATGGAGATATGGCCTTTATTCAGGATGAAAAAGATGTATCAGCACTAGAAAAAAGGGTTAAAGATGGTAAGCTAGATGCCATTGTGACAATTAACGATCAAGGTGGCCAACTACATGCAGAAATCGCTACGTTTACACCACTAAAATTAAACGATCAGTCAGCATTATCTTCTTTATTGCAGTATGCTGGTCAGCATTTTGCCGTTCAGCAATTATCTTTATCACCAGAACAAGCGGCACAAATTATGGGTGCACAAACGTCTATTACTACCAAAAATTTAAATGAAGAATCAGCTGGTGGTAAAAGTGAAGAAGAGAAGCAATCTGGGTTAGTAGTTTCCTATGCAGTGGGTATATTAATCTATTTCTTTATTTCTACATTCCTTTCGATGATTACGACGGAAATTGCTTCTGAAAAAGGCTCACGAGCAATGGAAATGCTTTTAGTTAGTGTGAAGCCAGCCACACATTTTAAAGCAAAAATTGCAGGGGTATTATTACTTGCGTTAACGCAGATGGGGATTATTGCAGTAGTGTTTCTGATCTATTCGAAGTTTGTCAAAGACGGAATGGTTTGGGATGCGGCTGCTAGCATCATCAAAGAATTATCTGTTGGCTATGTTATCTATGCCATCGTATTTTTACTGTTAACGGTTATTCTGTATCTAATCATTGGCGCATTATTTGGTTCACTAGTATCGAAGGTAGAGGAAGCGGGTCAAGTGTTAATGCCTGCTATGATTATTACGATGATCGGCTTCTACGTTATGCTTACAGGAATGGGTAATCCAGATACGTTAATTATTAAAATTTTCTCCTATATTCCATTAACTTCTGGAATGATCATGCCGATGCGAATTGGTGCTACAGATATCGGCAGTATTGTACCGCTACTATCATTAGGGATTTTAATTGTAACGATAATTGTCGTGTATCTATTTAGTTTATCCTTCTATAAACGAAGTGTGCTGACATATAGCTCAGGTGGAGTAATTCAAAAAATTAAAACGGTTTTAAAGGTAACAACATAA
- a CDS encoding toxic anion resistance protein: MSEFNNDLLKSKDPFASENPLLQPNPLLQQEPEQKPVLVSEQELSQIAQNQLMLKKDPEIHALAQKIDVKDQIAMLELGKETANGISTFSDKMLATMKSSKLEESSVLLNNLNKIMDKFDPQDFADEKKGGFISKLFNKGKEQLEKFLSKYDSMNKEVDVIYREIQKYEGEMKRNTIDLENLYEQNLNYFQSLSKFVAAIEVKIEEVRAALPALEQKAQTGDQLAAMEYETMLRAVELLEQRRYDLEMAQQVSFQSAPQIRLMQQGNNHLIAKINSAFVTTIPIFKQGLIHAVTLKRQKLISDSMSELDRRTNEMLVRNAENISKNSVNIARQAGSPSIKIETIETTWQTIMSGIQETKQIQAETARNREEGRKRIERLQLEYEKLKKM; the protein is encoded by the coding sequence ATGTCTGAATTTAACAACGATCTTTTAAAATCCAAGGACCCATTCGCTTCAGAAAATCCTTTATTACAACCAAATCCACTTTTGCAACAAGAGCCTGAACAAAAGCCAGTGCTTGTGTCGGAGCAGGAGTTATCGCAAATTGCACAAAATCAGCTGATGCTAAAGAAAGATCCAGAGATTCATGCACTTGCACAAAAAATTGATGTTAAAGATCAAATTGCTATGCTTGAGCTTGGTAAAGAAACAGCCAATGGCATTTCTACTTTTTCAGATAAAATGCTAGCGACGATGAAATCCAGTAAGCTTGAGGAATCAAGTGTACTATTAAATAATCTTAATAAAATTATGGATAAATTTGATCCACAAGATTTTGCTGATGAGAAAAAGGGTGGCTTTATCTCAAAGCTCTTTAATAAAGGGAAAGAGCAATTGGAAAAGTTTTTATCTAAATATGACAGCATGAACAAAGAAGTGGATGTCATTTACCGCGAAATTCAAAAATACGAGGGAGAAATGAAGCGCAATACGATCGACCTTGAAAATTTGTATGAACAAAACTTAAATTACTTCCAATCATTAAGTAAATTTGTTGCAGCGATTGAGGTAAAAATTGAAGAGGTTCGTGCAGCATTACCAGCACTTGAACAAAAAGCTCAAACGGGCGATCAATTAGCAGCGATGGAATACGAAACAATGCTACGTGCTGTGGAATTATTAGAGCAACGTCGCTATGATTTAGAAATGGCACAACAAGTATCGTTCCAATCTGCACCTCAAATTCGTTTAATGCAGCAAGGTAATAACCATTTAATTGCCAAAATTAACTCTGCCTTCGTGACGACAATTCCAATTTTTAAACAGGGCTTGATTCACGCAGTCACATTAAAACGACAAAAGCTAATTTCTGACTCCATGAGTGAGCTAGACCGTCGTACGAACGAAATGCTTGTTCGTAATGCTGAAAATATTAGTAAAAACAGTGTAAATATCGCGCGTCAAGCAGGTAGCCCAAGCATTAAAATCGAAACTATCGAAACAACATGGCAAACGATTATGTCTGGTATTCAAGAAACGAAGCAAATCCAAGCAGAAACGGCAAGAAATCGTGAAGAGGGTCGTAAACGTATTGAGCGTTTGCAATTAGAATATGAAAAACTGAAAAAAATGTAA
- the rarD gene encoding EamA family transporter RarD → MSNEKKGVLAAFLAYAFWGAFPLYWKLLEHVPSMEILLSRVIWSFVFTVLAVIVFRMRKDLLADLKYLWSHQKLFWQLAGASFVISMNWYLYIWAVTHNHLIETSLGYYINPLLSVIFGVIFFKESLSRAQWIATGIAFIAVIILTINYGSVPWVALLIALSFAIYGVLKKKIKLDATRGLAIETLLILPFALGYYVYLFTTHQASFLHVDVKTDILMIFSGLVTAIPLILFAKGAQNIPLYLLGFIQYVSPTIVLVLGIVLYKEPFSQVELLAFSIIWAALLLFSGSKIIETRKAHHKSLDL, encoded by the coding sequence ATGTCAAATGAGAAAAAAGGGGTACTGGCAGCCTTTTTAGCCTATGCCTTTTGGGGAGCTTTCCCTCTATATTGGAAACTACTTGAACACGTACCGAGTATGGAGATTTTATTATCACGTGTTATTTGGTCTTTTGTCTTTACGGTACTAGCTGTTATCGTATTTCGAATGCGTAAGGATCTCCTTGCAGATTTAAAATATTTATGGTCCCATCAAAAGCTTTTCTGGCAGCTTGCAGGTGCATCCTTTGTCATTTCAATGAACTGGTATTTGTATATTTGGGCAGTAACCCATAATCATTTAATTGAAACAAGCTTAGGTTATTATATTAATCCACTGTTATCGGTTATTTTTGGGGTAATATTCTTTAAAGAATCGCTAAGTCGTGCACAATGGATAGCGACGGGGATCGCTTTTATTGCTGTCATTATTTTAACAATCAATTACGGATCTGTGCCATGGGTAGCATTGCTGATCGCACTGTCCTTTGCTATTTACGGTGTACTAAAAAAGAAAATCAAATTGGATGCCACAAGGGGCTTAGCCATTGAAACATTGTTGATTTTACCCTTTGCATTAGGCTATTATGTTTATCTGTTTACAACACATCAAGCTTCATTTTTACATGTCGATGTAAAAACAGATATTTTAATGATTTTCAGTGGGTTAGTTACAGCAATACCGCTTATTTTATTTGCCAAGGGTGCACAAAATATACCTTTATATTTACTAGGCTTTATTCAATATGTATCGCCAACCATTGTCTTGGTTTTAGGCATTGTGCTATACAAAGAGCCATTCAGTCAGGTAGAGCTTTTAGCATTTAGTATTATTTGGGCGGCTTTACTGCTATTCTCTGGTTCTAAAATTATTGAAACAAGAAAAGCCCATCATAAATCACTAGACTTGTAG